A genomic window from Brevibacillus agri includes:
- a CDS encoding YuzF family protein, whose protein sequence is MSAYPYQPQSGSNTPSMSTLIDPFLYQTLLGVVQRDVVIQTTQGNLRGNVVNVMPDHVALRVGGSTFLVRIQQIVWVMPG, encoded by the coding sequence ATGAGTGCGTATCCTTACCAACCCCAGTCGGGATCGAACACCCCTTCGATGTCGACGTTGATCGACCCGTTTCTGTATCAAACCTTGCTCGGCGTGGTACAGCGTGATGTCGTCATTCAAACGACCCAGGGAAACCTCCGTGGCAACGTCGTCAACGTCATGCCGGATCACGTGGCTTTGCGCGTGGGCGGCTCTACGTTTTTGGTGCGCATCCAGCAAATCGTCTGGGTCATGCCGGGTTAA